In one window of Ovis aries strain OAR_USU_Benz2616 breed Rambouillet chromosome 3, ARS-UI_Ramb_v3.0, whole genome shotgun sequence DNA:
- the KRT6A gene encoding keratin, type II cytoskeletal 6A translates to MSYKSTVKTQSISRKGFSAGSARLPGVCRSGFSSVSLSRSRGSGGLAGVCGGAGFGSRSLYGLGGSKRISIAGGSCAIGGGYGGRIGVGYGFGGGAGSGFGFGAGAGSGFGLGGGAGFGGGFGGPGFPVCPPGGIQEVTINQSLLTPLNLQIDPTIQRVRTEEREQIKTLNNKFASFIDKVRFLEQQNKVLDTKWTLLQEQGTKTVKQNLEPLFEQYINNLRRQLDSILGERGRLDSELRGMQDTVEDFKNKYEDEINKRTVAENEFVNLKKDVDAAYMNKVELQAKVDALTDEINFLRTFYDAELAQMQTHISDTSVVLSMDNNRNLDLDSIIAEVKAQYEEIAQRSRAEAESWYQSKYEELRVTAGRHGDDLRNTKQEISEINRVIQRLRSEIDHVKKQCASLQSAIADAEQRGELALKDARNKLADLEDALQKAKQDMARLLKEYQELMNVKLALDVEIATYRKLLEGEECRLSGEGVGQVNISVVQSTVSGGYGGASGLGSGLGVGGGSGYSYSIGGGFSSGSGRAIGGGYGSSGGSSSTIKYTTTSSSSSRKSYKH, encoded by the exons ATGTCTTACAAATCCACTGTGAAGACCCAAAGCATCAGCCGCAAGGGCTTCAGTGCCGGCTCAGCCAGACTCCCTGGAGTGTGCCGCTCTGGCTTCAGCAGCGTGTCCCTGTCCCGCTCCAGGGGCAGTGGCGGCCTCGCTGGAGTGTGTGGAGGAGCTGGCTTTGGCAGCCGCAGCCTCTATGGCCTGGGGGGCTCCAAGAGGATCTCCATTGCAGGGGGCAGCTGTGCCATTGGTGGTGGCTACGGCGGCAGAATTGGAGTTGGCTATGGCTTCGGAGGTGGAGCCGGGAGTGGATTTGGTTTTGGTGCTGGGGCTGGTAGTGGCTTTGGGCTCGGTGGTGGAGCTGGCTTTGGAGGTGGCTTCGGTGGTCCTGGCTTCCCTGTATGCCCCCCTGGAGGCATCCAAGAGGTCACCATCAACCAGAGTCTCCTGACTCCCCTCAACCTGCAAATCGACCCCACCATCCAGCGGGTGAGGACTGAGGAGCGGGAGCAGATCAAGACCCTCAACAACAAGTTTGCCTCCTTCATCGACAAG GTCCGATTCCTGGAGCAGCAGAACAAGGTCCTGGACACCAAGTGGACCCTGCTGCAGGAGCAGGGCACCAAGACTGTGAAGCAGAACCTGGAGCCTTTGTTCGAGCAgtacatcaacaacctcaggagACAGCTGGATAGTATCCTTGGGGAGAGAGGCCGCCTGGACTCGGAGCTCAGGGGCATGCAGGACACGGTGGAGGACTTCAAGAACAA GTATGAAGATGAAATCAACAAGCGCACAGTAGCAGAGAATGAATTTGTGAATCTGAAGAAG GATGTGGATGCTGCTTACATGAACAAGGTTGAACTACAGGCCAAGGTAGACGCTCTCACAGATGAGATCAACTTCCTAAGAACCTTCTATGacgca GAACTGGCTCAGATGCAAACCCACATCTCAGACACTTCTGTGGTCCTCTCCATGGACAACAACCGCAACCTGGACCTGGACAGCATCATTGCTGAAGTCAAAGCCCAGTATGAGGAGATCGCTCAGAGGAGCCGGGCTGAGGCTGAGTCATGGTACCAGTCCAAG TACGAGGAGCTGCGGGTGACGGCGGGCAGACACGGGGATGACTTGCGCAACACCAAGCAGGAGATCTCTGAGATCAACCGCGTGATCCAGAGGCTGAGATCTGAGATTGACCACGTCAAGAAGCAG TGCGCCAGCCTGCAATCCGCCATCGCCGACGCCGAGCAGCGCGGGGAGCTGGCCCTCAAGGACGCCAGGAACAAGCTGGCTGACCTGGAGGACGCCCTGCAGAAGGCCAAGCAGGACATGGCCCGGCTGCTGAAGGAGTACCAGGAGCTCATGAATGTCAAGCTGGCCCTGGACGTGGAGATTGCCACCTACAGGAAGCTGCTGGAAGGCGAGGAGTGCAG GCTGAGTGGGGAAGGCGTTGGACAAGTCAACATCT CTGTGGTGCAGTCCACTGTCTCTGGTGGCTATGGTGGTGCCAGCGGTCTCGGCAGTGGCTTAGGCGTAGGCGGAGGAAGTGGCTACTCCTACAGCATTGGAGGTGGCTTCAGTTCTGGCAGCGGCAGAGCCATAGGGGGTGGCTACGGCTCCTCTGGGGGCAGCAGTTCCACCATCAAAtacaccaccacctcctcctcctccagcaggaagagctacAAGCACTGA